The following coding sequences lie in one Arabidopsis thaliana chromosome 3, partial sequence genomic window:
- a CDS encoding Proline-rich extensin-like family protein (Proline-rich extensin-like family protein; FUNCTIONS IN: structural constituent of cell wall; INVOLVED IN: plant-type cell wall organization; LOCATED IN: endomembrane system; CONTAINS InterPro DOMAIN/s: Extensin-like repeat (InterPro:IPR006706); BEST Arabidopsis thaliana protein match is: Proline-rich extensin-like family protein (TAIR:AT3G54580.1); Has 433536 Blast hits to 44790 proteins in 1795 species: Archae - 956; Bacteria - 66952; Metazoa - 162710; Fungi - 67978; Plants - 67619; Viruses - 11578; Other Eukaryotes - 55743 (source: NCBI BLink).), translated as MISSSKMGPSAHLVYAIGVIIMATMVAAYEPYTDSSPPPYSVPLPKVEYKSPPLPDVYSSPPPPLEYSPAPKVDYKSPPPPYYSPSPKVEYKSPPPPYVYNSPPPPYYSPSPKVDYKSPPPPYVYSSPPPPIYSPSPKVDYKSPPPPYVYSSPPPPYYSPSPKVEYKSPPSPYVYNSPPPSYYSPSPKVDYKSPPPPYVYSSPPPPYYSPSPKVVYKSPPPPYVYSSPPPPYYSPSPKVDYKSPPPPYVYSSPPPPYYSPSPKIVYKSPPPPYVYSSPPPPYYSPSPKVDYKSPPPPYVYSSPPPPYYSPSPKVVYKSPPPPYVYSSPPPPYYSPTPKVDYKSPPPPYVYSSPPPPYYSPSPKVDYKSPPPPYVYSSPPPPYYSPSPKIVYKSPPPPYVYSSPPPPYYTPSPKVVYKSPPPPYVYSSPPPPYYSPSPKVDYKSPPPPYVYSSPPPPYYSPSPKVVYKSPPPPYVYSSPPPPYYSPSPKVDYKSPPPPYVYSSPPPPYYSPSPKVLYKSPPPPYVYSSPPPPYYSPSPKVVYKSPPPPYVYSSPPPPYYSPSPKVVYKSPPPPYVYSSPPPPYYSPSPKVVYKSPPPPYVYSSPPPPYYSPSPKVYYKSPPSPYHAPSPKVLYKSPPHPHVCVCPPPPPCYSPSPKVVYKSSPPPYVYSSPPPPYHSPSPKVHYKSPPPPYVYSSPPPPYYSPSPKVHYKSPPPPYVYSSPPPPYYSPSPKVVYKSPPPPYVYSSPPPPYYSPSPKVVYKSPPPPYVYSSPPPPYYSPSPKVVYKSPPPPYVYSSPPPPYYSPSPKVVYKSPPPPYVYSSPPPPYYSPSPKVVYKSPPPPYVYSSPPPPYYSPSPKVVYKSPPPPYVYSSPPPPYYSPSPKVDYKSPPPPYVYSSPPPPYYSPSPKVDYKSPPPPYVYSSPPPPYYSPSPKVDYKSPPPPYVYSSPPPPYYSPAPKVDYKSPPPPYVYSSPPPPYYSPSPKVDYKSPPPPYYSPSPKVDYKSPPPPYVYSSPPPPSYSPSPKTEY; from the coding sequence ACCATCTCCTAAAGTTGAGTACaagtctcctccaccaccatatgtctacaactctccaccaccaccatattaCTCTCCATCCCCAAAGGTAGACTACaagtctcctccaccaccatatgtttacagttcgccaccaccaccaatcTATTCACCATCTCCTAAGGTAGACTAcaaatctcctccaccaccatatgtttacagttccccaccaccaccatactattCGCCATCCCCTAAGGTGGAGTACAAATCTCCACCATCACCGTATGTTTACAACTCTCCACCACCATCATATTATTCACCATCCCCTAAGGTAGATTAcaaatctcctccaccaccatatgtttatagttctccaccaccaccatattaCTCTCCATCCCCTAAGGTTGTATACAagtctcctcctccaccatatgtttacagttctccaccaccaccatactactcaccATCACCTAAGGTagactacaagtctccaccaccaccatacgtctacagctcaccaccaccaccatactactcaccTTCTCCTAAGATAGTCTACAAATCTCCCCCACCACcgtacgtctacagctccccaccacccCCATACTACTCACCTTCCCCTAAGGTAGACTACAAATCTCCCCCACCACCGTATGTCTacagttctccaccaccaccatactactctccATCCCCTAAGGTTGTATACAagtctcctcctccaccatatgtttacagttccccaccaccaccatactactcaccAACCCCGAAGGTAGACTACaaatctcctcctccaccatatgtttacagttctccaccaccaccatactactcaccATCACCTAAGGTagactacaagtctccaccaccaccatacgtctacagctcaccaccaccaccatactactcaccTTCTCCTAAGATAGTCTACAAATCTCCCCCACCACcgtacgtctacagctccccaccacccCCATACTACACACCTTCACCAAAGGTTGTATACAagtctcctcctccaccatatgtttacagttccccaccaccaccatactactcaccATCCCCTAAGGTAGACTACaaatctcctcctccaccatatgtttacagttctcctccaccaccatactactcgCCATCTCCAAAGGTTGTATACaaatctcctcctccaccatatgtttacagttctcctccaccaccatactatTCACCATCCCCTAAGGTAGACTACaagtctcctccaccaccatatgtttacagttctccaccaccaccgtactACTCTCCTTCACCAAAGGTTTTATACAAGTCTCCCCCACCACCGTATGTCTacagttctccaccaccaccatactactctccttctcctaaggTAGTCTACAAGTCTCCCCCACCACCGTATGTTTACAgttctccaccacctccatactactctccttctcctaaggTAGTCTACAAGTCTCCCCCACCACCGTATGTCTacagttctccaccaccaccatactactctccttctcctaaggTAGTCTACAAGTCTCCCCCACCACCATACGTTTacagttctccaccaccaccatactactccCCTTCTCCTAAAGTATACTACAAGTCTCCTCCATCACCATACCACGCACCATCCCCTAAGGTTCTATACAAATCTCCACCACACCCTCATGTATGTGTCTgtccaccacctcctccatgTTATTCTCCATCTCCAAAGGTTGTGTACAAGTCCTCCCCACCACCGTACGTTTacagttctccaccaccaccatatcactctccttctcctaaggTACACTACAAGTCTCCCCCACCACCGTATGTCTacagttctccaccaccaccatattaCTCTCCTTCCCCTAAGGTACACTACAAGTCTCCCCCACCACCGTATGTCTAtagttctccaccaccaccatactactctccttctcctaaggTAGTCTACAAGTCTCCCCCACCACCGTATGTTTACAgttctccaccacctccatactattctccttctcctaaggTAGTCTACAAGTCTCCCCCACCACCGTATGTCTacagttctccaccaccaccatactactctccttctcctaaggTAGTCTACAAGTCTCCCCCACCACCATACGTTTacagttctccaccaccaccatattattctccttctcctaaggTAGTCTACaagtctcctccaccaccgtaTGTCTacagttctccaccaccaccatactactctccttctcctaaggTAGTCTACAAGTCTCCCCCACCACCGTACGTCTACAgctcaccaccaccaccatactactctccttctcctaaagTAGTTTACAAGTCTCCCCCACCACCGTACGTCTACAgctcaccaccaccaccatactactcaccTTCCCCTAAGGTAGACTACAAATCTCCCCCACCACCGTACGTCTACAgctcaccaccaccaccatactactcaccTTCCCCTAAAGTAGACTAcaaatctcctccaccaccgtaCGTCTATAgctcaccaccaccaccatactactcaccTTCCCCGAAGGTAGACTACAAATCTCCCCCACCACCGTATGTCTACAGCTCACccccaccaccatactactcaccTGCCCCTAAGGTAGATtacaaatctccaccaccaccatacgtctatagttcaccaccaccaccatactactcaccTTCCCCTAAGGTTGACTAcaaatctcctccaccaccatactactcaccTTCCCCTAAGGTTGACTAcaaatctcctccaccaccatatgtctacagttctccaccaccaccatcataCTCACCTTCTCCAAAAACTGAGTACTAA
- a CDS encoding P-loop containing nucleoside triphosphate hydrolases superfamily protein (P-loop containing nucleoside triphosphate hydrolases superfamily protein; FUNCTIONS IN: nucleoside-triphosphatase activity, ATPase activity, nucleotide binding, ATP binding; EXPRESSED IN: 11 plant structures; EXPRESSED DURING: 9 growth stages; CONTAINS InterPro DOMAIN/s: ATPase, AAA-type, core (InterPro:IPR003959), ATPase, AAA+ type, core (InterPro:IPR003593); BEST Arabidopsis thaliana protein match is: P-loop containing nucleoside triphosphate hydrolases superfamily protein (TAIR:AT3G28510.1); Has 35333 Blast hits to 34131 proteins in 2444 species: Archae - 798; Bacteria - 22429; Metazoa - 974; Fungi - 991; Plants - 531; Viruses - 0; Other Eukaryotes - 9610 (source: NCBI BLink).), with the protein MFEAGGLFGFTGTTMASLMFFWSVYRQFVPYQIRDYLEKCFYKMFGLVSNSVHIKFTEYTEDKGLKKSQAYDLIRNYLSSKSTARAQRLKANESKNSKSLVLSLDNHEAVEDVFQGVKVVWSLSVWKSNDQADSSEKRYLTLSFHNRYREMITTTYLDHVLREGKEIGLKNRERKLYTNNSSQDYSAWREGRWSNVPFDHPATFETLAMDLEKKEGMKKDLIKFTKGKDYYRKVGKPWKRGYLLFGPPGTGKSTMISAMANFLEYDVYDLELTTVKDNSELKKLMLDTKGKSIVVIEDIDCSLDLTGQRKKKKEEDEDEEEEEKKKEAEKLLKRERGERESKVTLSGLLNAIDGLWSACSGEKIIVFTTNYLDKLDPALIRRGRMDNHIEMSYCRFEAFKVLAKNYLEIESHDLFGEIKRLVEETDMSPADVAENLMPKSDEDDADICLTRLVKSLEEEKEKAKKLAEEEKMKKAARDARRIKKKAEEEHKKKNKVEENGDVSHDNGK; encoded by the exons atgTTTGAAGCCGGAGGATTATTTGGTTTCACCGGCACGACCATGGCAAGTCTTATGTTCTTCTGGTCAGTGTACAGACAGTTTGTGCCATACCAAATCAGAGACTACTTGGAGAAGTGTTTTTACAAGATGTTCGGTTTGGTCTCAAATTCTGTTCACATCAAATTCACTGAATACACAGAAGATAAAGGTCTCAAGAAAAGCCAAGCCTATGATTTGATACGCAACTACTTATCCTCGAAATCAACGGCTCGTGCTCAGAGGTTAAAGGCCAACGAATCAAAAAACAGCAAATCGTTGGTGCTTAGTTTGGACAATCACGAAGCAGTTGAAGATGTGTTCCAAGGTGTGAAGGTGGTGTGGTCTTTGAGCGTGTGGAAGAGTAATGATCAGGCTGATTCTAGCGAGAAAAGGTACTTGACTTTGAGTTTCCATAATCGGTATAGGGAGATGATCACAACGACTTATCTTGATCATGTTTTGAGAGAAGGGAAAGAGATTGGtttgaagaacagagagaggAAGCTTTACACTAATAACTCGAGTCAAGATTATTCGGCTTGGAGAGAAGGAAGGTGGAGCAACGTTCCTTTTGATCATCCCGCAACGTTTGAGACTTTGGCTATGgatcttgagaagaaagaagggaTGAAAAAGGATTTGATTAAGTTTACTAAAGGGAAAGATTATTATAGGAAGGTTGGGAAGCCGTGGAAGAGAGGTTATCTGTTGTTTGGACCGCCGGGGACAGGGAAATCGACGATGATATCGGCTATGGCGAACTTCTTGGAGTATGATGTGTATGATCTTGAGTTGACTACTGTGAAGGATAACTCGGAGTTGAAGAAGCTAATGTTGGATACAAAAGGGAAGTCTATTGTTGTGATTGAAGATATCGATTGTTCGCTTGATCTTACGggacagagaaagaagaagaaggaggaagatgaggatgaagaggaagaagaaaagaagaaagaagctgagaagttgttgaagagagaaagaggtgaaagagagagtaagGTTACTTTGTCGGGGCTATTAAACGCCATTGATGGGTTGTGGTCAGCTTGTAGTGGAGAGAAGATTATTGTGTTTACTACGAATTATTTGGATAAGCTTGATCCAGCTTTGATACGTAGAGGAAGAATGGACAACCATATTGAGATGTCTTATTGTAGGTTTGAAGCGTTTAAGGTTTTGGCTAAGAACTACTTGGAGATTGAGTCACATGACTTGTTTGGAGAAATCAAGCGATTGGTGGAGGAAACTGACATGTCTCCAGCTGATGTTGCTGAGAACTTGATGCCGAAATCTGATGAAGACGATGCCGATATTTGCCTTACGCGGTTGGTTAAGTCtttggaggaagagaaggagaaagcaaAGAAGTTGGCTGaggaagaaaagatgaagaaagcaGCGAGGGATGCAAGGAGgatcaagaagaaagcagaggaagaacacaaaaagaagaataaagtaGAGGAAAACGGCGACGTATCTCACGATAATG GAAAATAG
- a CDS encoding P-loop containing nucleoside triphosphate hydrolases superfamily protein (P-loop containing nucleoside triphosphate hydrolases superfamily protein; FUNCTIONS IN: nucleoside-triphosphatase activity, ATPase activity, nucleotide binding, ATP binding; LOCATED IN: mitochondrion; CONTAINS InterPro DOMAIN/s: ATPase, AAA-type, core (InterPro:IPR003959), ATPase, AAA+ type, core (InterPro:IPR003593); BEST Arabidopsis thaliana protein match is: P-loop containing nucleoside triphosphate hydrolases superfamily protein (TAIR:AT3G28540.2); Has 19230 Blast hits to 18271 proteins in 2805 species: Archae - 1177; Bacteria - 6861; Metazoa - 2626; Fungi - 2301; Plants - 2339; Viruses - 37; Other Eukaryotes - 3889 (source: NCBI BLink).), whose amino-acid sequence MASIMFLWPMYKQFVPYQLREYLENTIQKYLDKLFRRDSNFVYIRFPEYTGEGLSKSRAYDEIGNYLSSISTARAKRLKAKESENSKSLVLCLDDDEAVVVVFQGVNVVWSSTVVDKEDKHNSKEGRYLTLTFENHHRDIITNTYIDHVLREGKEIALKNRERKLYTNNDSSSYSSWWEGLWSNVPFNHHASFETLGMDLDKKEEIKKDLIKFTKGKDYYRKVAKPWKRGYLLFGPPGTGKSTMISAIANFLEYDVYDLELTTVKDNAELKKLMLDTKGKSIVVIEDIDCSLELTEHRKKKKEEDEDKEEKKEAENLKRVSGNNESNVTLSGLLNAIDGLWSACSDEKIIIFTTNFVDNLDPALIRRGRMDYHIEMSYCRFEAFKVLAKNYLENESHDLYGEIGRLLEEVDVSPADVAENLMPKSDEDDADICFRRLVKSLEEEKKKKIEKEARKNKKKAEDNVKQEKQNKVKGMVTK is encoded by the coding sequence ATGGCGAGTATTATGTTCTTATGGCCAATGTATAAACAGTTTGTGCCATACCAACTACGAGAATACTTGGAAAACACCATTCAGAAGTATTTGGACAAGTTGTTCCGCAGGGactcaaattttgtttacatcAGATTCCCTGAATACACAGGAGAAGGTCTAAGTAAAAGCCGAGCCTACGATGAGATAGGCAACTATTTATCCTCGATATCAACTGCTAGAGCCAAGAGATTAAAGGCCAAAGAATCGGAAAACAGCAAATCGTTGGTTCTTTGTTTGGACGACGACGAGGCAGTTGTAGTTGTATTCCAAGGTGTAAACGTGGTATGGTCTTCCACCGTGGTAGATAAAGAGGATAAACATAATTCGAAGGAGGGAAGGTACTTGACTCTGACTTTCGAAAATCATCACAGAGATATAATCACAAACACTTATATTGATCATGTTTTgagagaaggaaaagagaTTGCGttaaagaacagagagagGAAGCTCTACACTAACAATGACAGTAGTAGTTATTCGTCTTGGTGGGAAGGACTATGGAGCAACGTTCCTTTTAATCACCATGCGTCGTTCGAGACTTTGGGCATGGatcttgataaaaaagaagagattaaaaaGGATTTGATTAAGTTTACTAAAGGAAAAGATTATTATAGGAAGGTTGCTAAGCCGTGGAAGCGCGGTTATCTCTTGTTTGGACCTCCCGGGACAGGGAAATCGACGATGATATCCGCAATAGCGAATTTCTTGGAGTATGATGTGTATGATCTTGAGTTGACCACAGTGAAAGATAACGCGGAGTTGAAGAAGTTAATGTTGGACACAAAAGGGAAGTCTATTGTTGTAATTGAAGATATTGATTGTTCCCTTGAGCTTACGGaacatagaaagaaaaagaaggaagaagatgaggataaagaggagaagaaggaagctgaGAACTTGAAAAGAGTAAGTGGGAATAATGAGAGCAATGTTACTTTGTCGGGGTTATTGAACGCCATTGATGGGTTATGGTCAGCTTGTAGTGATGagaagattattatttttacaacAAATTTTGTGGATAATCTTGATCCAGCATTGATACGTAGAGGAAGAATGGACTACCACATTGAGATGTCTTATTGTAGGTTTGAAGCATTTAAGGTTTTAGCTAAGAACTACTTGGAGAACGAGTCACATGACTTGTATGGAGAGATTGGGAGATTGCTAGAGGAAGTCGACGTGTCTCCGGCTGATGTTGCTGAGAATTTAATGCCGAAATCTGATGAAGACGATGCAGATATTTGCTTTAGACGTTTGGTTAAGTCtttggaggaagagaagaagaagaaaatagagaagGAAGcgaggaagaacaagaagaaagcagaggaTAATGTAAAGcaggagaaacaaaacaaagtgaAGGGCATGGTTACAAAGTAA
- a CDS encoding UDP-glucose 4-epimerase (UDP-glucose 4-epimerases; FUNCTIONS IN: UDP-glucose 4-epimerase activity; INVOLVED IN: galactose metabolic process; LOCATED IN: cellular_component unknown; EXPRESSED IN: guard cell; CONTAINS InterPro DOMAIN/s: UDP-glucose 4-epimerase (InterPro:IPR005886); BEST Arabidopsis thaliana protein match is: UDP-D-glucose/UDP-D-galactose 4-epimerase 2 (TAIR:AT4G23920.1); Has 52 Blast hits to 52 proteins in 9 species: Archae - 0; Bacteria - 0; Metazoa - 0; Fungi - 0; Plants - 52; Viruses - 0; Other Eukaryotes - 0 (source: NCBI BLink).), with product MCRDLWNWASNNPYGYNSSSNGSSS from the coding sequence ATGTGTAGGGATCTATGGAATTGGGCAAGCAATAACCCTTACGGCTACAATTCCTCCTCCAACGGCTCCTCTtcataa
- a CDS encoding P-loop containing nucleoside triphosphate hydrolases superfamily protein (P-loop containing nucleoside triphosphate hydrolases superfamily protein; FUNCTIONS IN: nucleoside-triphosphatase activity, ATPase activity, nucleotide binding, ATP binding; EXPRESSED IN: 11 plant structures; EXPRESSED DURING: 9 growth stages; CONTAINS InterPro DOMAIN/s: ATPase, AAA-type, core (InterPro:IPR003959), ATPase, AAA+ type, core (InterPro:IPR003593); BEST Arabidopsis thaliana protein match is: P-loop containing nucleoside triphosphate hydrolases superfamily protein (TAIR:AT3G28510.1); Has 19094 Blast hits to 18394 proteins in 2794 species: Archae - 1114; Bacteria - 6721; Metazoa - 2744; Fungi - 2271; Plants - 2238; Viruses - 33; Other Eukaryotes - 3973 (source: NCBI BLink).), whose amino-acid sequence MFEAGGLFGFTGTTMASLMFFWSVYRQFVPYQIRDYLEKCFYKMFGLVSNSVHIKFTEYTEDKGLKKSQAYDLIRNYLSSKSTARAQRLKANESKNSKSLVLSLDNHEAVEDVFQGVKVVWSLSVWKSNDQADSSEKRYLTLSFHNRYREMITTTYLDHVLREGKEIGLKNRERKLYTNNSSQDYSAWREGRWSNVPFDHPATFETLAMDLEKKEGMKKDLIKFTKGKDYYRKVGKPWKRGYLLFGPPGTGKSTMISAMANFLEYDVYDLELTTVKDNSELKKLMLDTKGKSIVVIEDIDCSLDLTGQRKKKKEEDEDEEEEEKKKEAEKLLKRERGERESKVTLSGLLNAIDGLWSACSGEKIIVFTTNYLDKLDPALIRRGRMDNHIEMSYCRFEAFKVLAKNYLEIESHDLFGEIKRLVEETDMSPADVAENLMPKSDEDDADICLTRLVKSLEEEKEKAKKLAEEEKMKKAARDARRIKKKAEEEHKKKNKVEENGDVSHDNGNHI is encoded by the coding sequence atgTTTGAAGCCGGAGGATTATTTGGTTTCACCGGCACGACCATGGCAAGTCTTATGTTCTTCTGGTCAGTGTACAGACAGTTTGTGCCATACCAAATCAGAGACTACTTGGAGAAGTGTTTTTACAAGATGTTCGGTTTGGTCTCAAATTCTGTTCACATCAAATTCACTGAATACACAGAAGATAAAGGTCTCAAGAAAAGCCAAGCCTATGATTTGATACGCAACTACTTATCCTCGAAATCAACGGCTCGTGCTCAGAGGTTAAAGGCCAACGAATCAAAAAACAGCAAATCGTTGGTGCTTAGTTTGGACAATCACGAAGCAGTTGAAGATGTGTTCCAAGGTGTGAAGGTGGTGTGGTCTTTGAGCGTGTGGAAGAGTAATGATCAGGCTGATTCTAGCGAGAAAAGGTACTTGACTTTGAGTTTCCATAATCGGTATAGGGAGATGATCACAACGACTTATCTTGATCATGTTTTGAGAGAAGGGAAAGAGATTGGtttgaagaacagagagaggAAGCTTTACACTAATAACTCGAGTCAAGATTATTCGGCTTGGAGAGAAGGAAGGTGGAGCAACGTTCCTTTTGATCATCCCGCAACGTTTGAGACTTTGGCTATGgatcttgagaagaaagaagggaTGAAAAAGGATTTGATTAAGTTTACTAAAGGGAAAGATTATTATAGGAAGGTTGGGAAGCCGTGGAAGAGAGGTTATCTGTTGTTTGGACCGCCGGGGACAGGGAAATCGACGATGATATCGGCTATGGCGAACTTCTTGGAGTATGATGTGTATGATCTTGAGTTGACTACTGTGAAGGATAACTCGGAGTTGAAGAAGCTAATGTTGGATACAAAAGGGAAGTCTATTGTTGTGATTGAAGATATCGATTGTTCGCTTGATCTTACGggacagagaaagaagaagaaggaggaagatgaggatgaagaggaagaagaaaagaagaaagaagctgagaagttgttgaagagagaaagaggtgaaagagagagtaagGTTACTTTGTCGGGGCTATTAAACGCCATTGATGGGTTGTGGTCAGCTTGTAGTGGAGAGAAGATTATTGTGTTTACTACGAATTATTTGGATAAGCTTGATCCAGCTTTGATACGTAGAGGAAGAATGGACAACCATATTGAGATGTCTTATTGTAGGTTTGAAGCGTTTAAGGTTTTGGCTAAGAACTACTTGGAGATTGAGTCACATGACTTGTTTGGAGAAATCAAGCGATTGGTGGAGGAAACTGACATGTCTCCAGCTGATGTTGCTGAGAACTTGATGCCGAAATCTGATGAAGACGATGCCGATATTTGCCTTACGCGGTTGGTTAAGTCtttggaggaagagaaggagaaagcaaAGAAGTTGGCTGaggaagaaaagatgaagaaagcaGCGAGGGATGCAAGGAGgatcaagaagaaagcagaggaagaacacaaaaagaagaataaagtaGAGGAAAACGGCGACGTATCTCACGATAATGGTAACCATATTTGA